The genomic DNA CCCCCAGGAGAGCCCCGCCGAACTGGCCGAACGCCGCGAACAGCTCTTCGCCCAAACCGATCTGGTCATCGCGACCGGGGGCGACCTGCATACCTCGGACTACGGCGTCTCCACGCCGTACCTCCGGGTCCTCACCGCCGCGCAACAGCGGGACATCCCGACGGCCATGATCGGCCAGTCCGTCGGCCCCTTCGACGACCCGGCCGATGCCGAGGCATGGCTCGCGGTCGCCAGCCGGTGCGATCTCCTCACCGTCCGGGAGAGCGTCTCCCTCAACTACCTCGTGGGCAAGCTCGGCCTTCCCGAACACCGTGTGCGGCTGTCCTCCGACCCCGCCTTCCTGCTGCCGGCCGCTACCGGCGAGCGAACAGCGGCCGTGCTCGGGCCTCTGGGGCTCGCCCCCGAAGACCCCTACCTCTGCCTCGCCCCCAGCCAGGGCATCACCCGCTTCAGCACCCTGGAGGAGTCCCAGCACGCGGCAGCACTGACGCGACTCGCCACCTCCCTCGTCCGCACCCGGAAGATGCCGGTCGTCCTCGTGCCGCACTGCCACGACTCCCGACCGCACAACGACGACCGGATCCTCGCCGCCCGTATCGCCGAAGCCGCCGGGATGCCCGAGGTCATGGCGCTGCCCGGCGCGCTGACGGCATCCGACTACAAGGGCGTGCTGTCACAGGCCGAACTTGT from Streptomyces sp. MRC013 includes the following:
- a CDS encoding polysaccharide pyruvyl transferase family protein, with the translated sequence MIPERSAVSNVLITGITSCESRGVEALARSIIEQLNTEGPGGGDNVTVLTQTPVLDAESLAPTSARCVADPFVVSRSWQQMRPQESPAELAERREQLFAQTDLVIATGGDLHTSDYGVSTPYLRVLTAAQQRDIPTAMIGQSVGPFDDPADAEAWLAVASRCDLLTVRESVSLNYLVGKLGLPEHRVRLSSDPAFLLPAATGERTAAVLGPLGLAPEDPYLCLAPSQGITRFSTLEESQHAAALTRLATSLVRTRKMPVVLVPHCHDSRPHNDDRILAARIAEAAGMPEVMALPGALTASDYKGVLSQAELVISERLHAAIGALSGGAPAIAIGHSHKFNGVLAETYGHTVDVDGIHADVRAFAQNATVIGRIVNDTDATVLRTTLRQRLPLIADRARSDFAQINKLLGA